GCCCCAATATAAAGAAAAATTAATTAGCCACTTGCAAACTTTAGATTTATGTGAAGATTGTAATAGAAGAATTCAAACAAATCCTATTAGAGTTTTGGATTGTAAAAATGAAAACTGTCAAAAACAATTATACAATGCACCAAAAATCACCCATAATCTTTGTGAATCATGTAATGATGATTTTGAAAAACTCAAAGAAATATTAACAAAAAACAATGTTTCATTCACGGTTGATTCAAACCTAGTAAGAGGATTAGATTACTATAGTGGAGCAGCTTTTGAATTTGTAAGCAATGAAATAGGTGCGCAAAGTGCAATAGCTGGTGGTGGAAGATATGACAGACTTGTAGAGTTCTTAGAAGGAAGACCTACAAAAGGGATAGGTTTTGC
This is a stretch of genomic DNA from Candidatus Delongbacteria bacterium. It encodes these proteins:
- a CDS encoding histidine--tRNA ligase, which gives rise to PQYKEKLISHLQTLDLCEDCNRRIQTNPIRVLDCKNENCQKQLYNAPKITHNLCESCNDDFEKLKEILTKNNVSFTVDSNLVRGLDYYSGAAFEFVSNEIGAQSAIAGGGRYDRLVEFLEGRPTKGIGFAIGIERLMELIQKKEEKEDIIYIAAMCEDAVDTVFSLAHTKRQTTKTLCEYKPRSFTKHLANATKLGATTVVLIGENELKYNTLWVKDLATQEEKTIDIKDF